A window from Hemicordylus capensis ecotype Gifberg chromosome 2, rHemCap1.1.pri, whole genome shotgun sequence encodes these proteins:
- the LOC128343731 gene encoding olfactory receptor 1B1-like, which produces MDCENGTDIVEFVLLGLSTQPEHQPLFFLIFLLMYLAGLLGNIMMIVLITLDARLQTPMYFLLRSLSVVDVGFISVTVPQMLAHLISSSKTIPFYSCMAQFFFFYIFGVTDLLMVSIMALDRFVAICNPLHYVTVMNQKFCRHLVAGCWIVSTLHSVLHAGLLLRLSYRGDNHLTHYFCDHQPLLQLSCSDISMNEAAIFFEGVVVILGPFVFIIVTYARIVAAVIKFSSSGRRKAFSTCSSHLTIVVLFYGAIIGVYFLPTSTYSSQHGTIFAVMYTVITPMSNPYIYSLRNKDVKEALRDLLGKRVFSH; this is translated from the coding sequence ATGGACTGTGAGAATGGCACAGACATTGTTGAGTTTGTCCTTCTGGGTCTCTCCACTCAGCCGGAGCACCAGCCTCTCTTCTTCCTCATCTTTCTTCTGATGTATTTGGCAGGACTTCTGGGAAACATCATGATGATCGTTCTCATCACTCTGGATGCTCGACTCCAGACTCCTATGTACTTCCTGCTACGTAGCCTCTCTGTGGTGGATGTGGGCTTCATCTCAGTCACAGTGCCCCAGATGCTGGCTCACCTCATTTCCTCTTCCAAGACTATCCCTTTCTATTCCTGCATGGCTCAGTTCTTTTTCTTCTATATATTTGGTGTCACCGACCTTCTCATGGTAAGCATCATGGCTCTGGATCGCTTTGTTGCTATTTGTAATCCACTCCATTATGTTACAGTGATGAACCAGAAGTTCTGTAGACACttggtggctggctgctggaTTGTTTCCACCCTCCACTCTGTGCTCCATGCTGGCCTCCTCTTACGTCTCAGTTACCGTGGAGACAATCACCTCACCCATTACTTCTGTGACCATCAGCCTTTGCTACAGTTGTCATGTTCAGATATCAGCATGAATGAAGCAGCCATCTTTTTTGAAGGTGTAGTTGTAATTCTCGGACCTTTTGTTTTCATCATTGTCACCTATGCCCGCATTGTGGCAGCTGTAATTAAGTTCTCTTCCTCAGGGAGGCGCAAAGCCTTTTCTACTTGTAGCTCCCATCTCACCATAGTGGTGCTCTTCTATGGGGCCATAATTGGTGTCTACTTTCTGCCCACATCTACCTACTCATCTCAGCATGGGACTATATTTGCTGTTATGTACACTGTTATCACCCCAATGTCCAACCCTTACATCTACAGCCTCAGAAATAAAGATGTCAAAGAGGCCCTGAGGGACCTCCTGGGAAAGAGGGTCTTTTCTCATTAG